The DNA sequence GGAAACTAAAGATGTGAATGAGGAGTTTCGGGACCAGGGCATTACTAGACCAAAGGTACCCATGTCTTCATACGAgtacagtgtttgtttttttaatactgcATCGGTTAATTTTTAATCAGTTTGTCCTGTACTTGATGTTAAACATAAATATgttatcaaattattttaaatgtttaatttcattcattaacCTGTATTCTCTTGATTACAACAAGAATAAGAGTGCTGaattaattttcaattttttagGTTTTGATTCTGGTGCCATTCAGAGATGGAGTGCTGCGAGTGGTCCAGACCTTCATAACGCTTTTAGAGCCCAAAGGCAAGAAGATGGATGTCAGTAACAAGAAGAGGTTCAAGGAAGAGTATGGAGAGGAGCCTGGTGAAAGTCCGCCCAAACTGCAAAGACCTGATGACTACCATGCAATCTTTTCTGGAAATACAGATGACCATTTCAGGATAGGTACAGTAAAGTTTTTCCTATTAATTGAAATCCTTAAACGATAATATGTGATGCACGTTAATGTTTGAATACTGAAATGCTTAAAGCTGTGTCTACATATTGGGTTAGAGTTAAACCAGACAATGATAATAGATTGTTTCAAGCCCTTTGGTTCTCCTAGTTTAGGCAGTTAAATTTTACACCTTTgaatttttataaattgttttattgtgcCTCATTTCAATTTTTCTCTGTCTGTGGGCAGGTGTGTCTATCATGAAACGCAGTATGCGTCTCTATTCTCCCTTCTACTCTTCTGACATCATCATTGCATCTCCGCTGGGTCTGCGCACAGTTCTTGGTACCGACGGTGAGAAAAAGAGAGACTTTGACTTCCTGTCCTCCATCGAACTTCTGATTGTGGACCAGGCAGATGTGTTCCTCATGCAAAACTGGGAACACTTGCTGGTGGGTTTCAGTTGTCCAAAGGTTCTTTTAGAACACTTTAGTTTAAAGTCGAATGATAGATTTTAAATTGAATAGCACAGTGTTCTTGgtgtaataaattataatgtaGATATATTTCTGTGTATAAATGGCCATTTTCCTTTGTTTGTGTTGCAGCATGTGTTGAAGTGTTTGAATCTGCAGCCGCTGGACTCTCATGGTGTGGATTTCTCTCGTGTGCGCATGTGGAACCTGAACAACTGGGCGGCGAATTATAGACAGACGCTGGTGTTCAGTGCCATACAAGAGCCTCAGATCACCAACATCCTTACCAAACACTGCCACAACTACAGGGGTCAGGTACACAACCAAACGCCCTGAGAACTGATCAGATTGTGAAGTATTTGTATTTTGGTCTTAGGGGAGTGTTTAATGGTCATGTTTAACTAAACATATTGACAATATAAACCTTTTTACAATAGATGTTTAAAGGTTTTGTGTCAGtagattatttttttactcttaaaagaaattaatacttttattcagcaagaatgcattaagtTGATCATAAGTGACAGCAAAGACCGTTATAATGTTTCCAaagatttttattgtaaataaatgatgTCCTGTTGGACTTTctataaattactaaaaatactaaagaaaaaaaaaagtgtcacatttTCCACAATACAAATtctgttttaaacaaaattaattacGCCGACTTTTGAAGGTAGTTTAAGTTTACAGATACTATTGTCCATCTTTCCTTCAGGTGTGCAGTAAAACTATTCCAAAGGTGGGCTCAATCTGTCAGGTTCTGGTGCAGTTGCCACATGTGTTCCAGATGTTTCACTCTGACAGCTTGATGGACCAGGATGCCAGGTAACGGATGCCTGCTGTTTTACATTCTGAACACTAGAGAGCAGCAGCGTTCAGTCTGCACAGAGAAACCTCTGAGAGAAAGTATTTATAATTGACTATGAAATTATTttgcagtaaaataattttctgaaaCTCATAATAGAAAGTGAGTAAGATGCAACCGTTATTTGTGGGCTGAAAGCaatgtagggctgtgcaaaaaatcgaatgcgattttcatgcacatctcatcagtaaagacgctcctgtaattagaattattatctccagcacgtgtgttcagatcatggttgccaggttttcacaacaaatcctgcccagttgcttctcaaaactagtccaaaactagccaaaatcgcgtttccaggaggttccccgataaaaaaaattgcttcccgtggttaaaatatacgttttgttttatgggatggttgccttggtaaaatttgcattttaggggctacatatcacgttattggtattgtcgctttgACCCgctgacatgaaaaacaaccacatacttggcaacattggttggcatttattacacagagccgtaattcactgacaatctacacaaaatcgattttaaaatcggtggcgattctttgtcgattttgaaagcaattttgtgttagttgtcggtagattacggctctgtgtagtaactgccgctccacctgaatcagtgttgccaagtctgcggttgttttccatgtccgcggttcgaagcaaccccaataccaataacgtgatatttagcccctaaaatgcgaattttaccaagacaaccatgccaaaaaacaaaacgtatattttaaccacaggaagcaatttttttatctgggaacctcctggaatcgcgattagttttggactagttttgagaagcaacagggaaggatttgttgtgaaaacctggcaaccctgatctgaacacacgtgctggagataatacttctaatcaaaggagcgtctttactgatgagatgtgcatgaaaatcgcatttgattttttgcacagccctaaagcAATGAATATCATTCATACTGAATTTTCATGACTACTGCATTTACAAAATGTGATATTTTGAAAGAACTGTATTCCTATGACAGCATATGGTcaaattataatgtttattaattatttgcaagtatttaaacattattatccTTTAGGTTCCAGTTCTTTGTGGATAAGATCCTGCCCCAGTACAGAGACTCTGTCATGTCCCACACTTTCATCTATGTGCCATCGTATTTTGATTTTGTTCGTCTGCGCAACTACCTGAAGAAGGAAGACGTGAGTTTCGCTAGTGTCAGCGAGTACTCGCAGAGATCAGAGGTGTCTCGAGCTCGACATTACTTCCAGAAAGGAGAAAAACAGTTTATGCTCTTCTCTGAGAGATTCCACTTCTACAAGAGGTGTGTGTTTTATAAACGTATTATTGTCAGTTGTATACtttatttacactactgttcaaaagtttgggttcggtCAGATTTTGTGCATTAGTAATTTAATGCTTttgttcaacaaggatgcattaaaacgATCAGAAGTAAC is a window from the Carassius gibelio isolate Cgi1373 ecotype wild population from Czech Republic chromosome A13, carGib1.2-hapl.c, whole genome shotgun sequence genome containing:
- the utp25 gene encoding U3 small nucleolar RNA-associated protein 25 homolog isoform X2, with translation MIQGADDNSEDEESEDEDDGEEVEGESEEEEEEEEEEEGSDAEEDLEEEEGETPDKSQNKEHPDKTNGDTEETEEVEMEGEFTDKKNEAAFCLETNLPAEGEENMREEEDIFAKHQETELSEEEVGRILQGSKIKTQVKWPKLGTLQCTCPLERFPALGPPSSAPFPTIHKTLEANWCLLNKSFAPEGGAVTDITELQKELLGLMGTYRDVHFTNSSPLREAKEVRSAYCLHVLNHVLKANTRVLRNNAKLKETKDVNEEFRDQGITRPKVLILVPFRDGVLRVVQTFITLLEPKGKKMDVSNKKRFKEEYGEEPGESPPKLQRPDDYHAIFSGNTDDHFRIGVSIMKRSMRLYSPFYSSDIIIASPLGLRTVLGTDGEKKRDFDFLSSIELLIVDQADVFLMQNWEHLLHVLKCLNLQPLDSHGVDFSRVRMWNLNNWAANYRQTLVFSAIQEPQITNILTKHCHNYRGQVCSKTIPKVGSICQVLVQLPHVFQMFHSDSLMDQDARFQFFVDKILPQYRDSVMSHTFIYVPSYFDFVRLRNYLKKEDVSFASVSEYSQRSEVSRARHYFQKGEKQFMLFSERFHFYKRYTIKGIHNLIFYGLPTYPHFYSEVCNMLQAGVREGGGSVSFTCTALYSRYDMHRLAAITGVDRAAQMLQSKKSVHLFITGEEKNT